From the genome of Proteus vulgaris, one region includes:
- the rep gene encoding DNA helicase Rep: MRLNPGQQKAVEYVSGPCLVLAGAGSGKTRVITNKIAHLIRQCQYPAKQIAAVTFTNKAAREMKERVAQTLGRQEAKGLMISTFHTLGLEIIKREYKALGIKAKFSLFDDQDQSALLKELTADLLEEDKDLLSQLKSQISNWKNDMLTPEQATGMARSQQDHTFAECFRRYEQHLRSCNVLDFDDLISRPTLLLRTNEEVRERWQRRIRYLLVDEYQDTNTSQYELVKWLVGERARFTVVGDDDQSIYSWRGARPQNLVLLQKDFPQLNVIKLEQNYRSSGRILKSANILIENNPHVFEKRLFSELGYGDELRVLTANNEEHEAERVAGELIAHHFINKTNYKDYAILYRGNHQSRIFEKYLMQNRIPYRISGETSFFSREEIKDILAYLRVITNPDDDAAFLRIVNKPRREIGPITIQKLGEWAKIRDKSLYNACFDLGLSQTLTGRGLNSLQAFSQWMSRIVQKSEREPLLAVRDLLHEMDYESWLYETSSSAKAAEMRMKNINQLFSWMSEMLEGDELHEPMTLSQVVNRFTLRDMMERGETEEELDQVQLMTLHASKGLEFPHVFLVGMEEGILPHQSSIDEDNVEEERRLAYVGITRAQKTLTFTLCKERRQYGELIKPDPSRFLYELPQDDLNWDTNKKKVLSAEEKQEKGQKGVAGLKAMLAKHKPE; this comes from the coding sequence ATGCGATTAAATCCTGGTCAACAAAAAGCAGTAGAATATGTGTCAGGCCCTTGCTTGGTCTTGGCAGGAGCAGGGTCGGGTAAAACACGGGTTATTACTAATAAAATTGCCCACCTTATTCGTCAATGCCAATACCCAGCAAAGCAAATTGCGGCGGTGACGTTTACCAATAAAGCTGCGCGTGAAATGAAAGAGCGAGTTGCTCAAACCTTAGGTCGCCAAGAAGCGAAAGGATTAATGATCTCAACGTTTCATACATTGGGATTAGAAATTATTAAACGCGAATATAAAGCGTTAGGGATTAAAGCTAAATTTTCATTGTTTGATGACCAAGACCAATCTGCATTACTTAAAGAATTAACGGCTGATTTATTAGAAGAAGATAAAGATTTACTTTCCCAGTTAAAGAGCCAAATCTCTAACTGGAAAAATGACATGCTCACACCAGAGCAAGCCACAGGAATGGCGAGATCGCAACAAGATCATACTTTTGCCGAATGCTTTCGACGTTACGAGCAACATCTGCGTAGTTGTAATGTACTCGACTTTGATGACTTAATTAGCCGACCAACCTTGTTATTGCGCACGAATGAAGAAGTGAGAGAGCGTTGGCAAAGACGTATCCGCTATTTGCTGGTGGATGAATATCAAGATACAAATACAAGCCAATATGAATTGGTAAAATGGCTGGTGGGTGAAAGGGCTCGTTTTACTGTTGTAGGTGATGATGACCAATCCATTTATTCTTGGCGTGGTGCTCGTCCTCAAAATTTAGTGTTGTTACAAAAAGACTTTCCACAACTTAATGTGATCAAACTTGAGCAAAATTACCGATCTTCAGGGCGTATTTTAAAATCAGCGAATATATTAATTGAAAATAACCCTCATGTTTTTGAAAAGCGCTTATTTTCAGAATTAGGTTATGGTGATGAACTGCGAGTTTTAACCGCCAATAATGAAGAGCATGAAGCTGAACGTGTCGCGGGTGAGTTAATTGCTCATCACTTTATTAATAAAACTAATTATAAAGATTACGCGATACTTTATCGTGGTAACCATCAGTCTCGTATTTTTGAAAAATATCTGATGCAAAATCGCATTCCTTATCGTATTTCGGGGGAAACCTCTTTTTTCTCACGAGAGGAAATAAAAGATATTCTTGCTTATTTACGAGTTATTACTAATCCTGATGATGATGCGGCATTTTTACGTATTGTGAATAAACCTCGCCGTGAAATTGGGCCAATAACAATCCAAAAATTAGGTGAATGGGCAAAGATTCGAGATAAAAGCTTATACAATGCCTGTTTTGATTTAGGATTAAGCCAAACGCTAACTGGGCGAGGTTTAAATTCATTACAAGCATTCTCACAATGGATGTCGCGTATAGTGCAAAAATCAGAACGAGAGCCACTGTTGGCCGTGCGTGATTTATTGCATGAAATGGATTATGAAAGTTGGCTATATGAAACCTCAAGTAGTGCAAAAGCTGCGGAAATGAGGATGAAAAATATTAATCAGCTATTTTCATGGATGAGTGAAATGCTAGAAGGTGATGAATTACATGAACCTATGACGCTTTCTCAAGTGGTTAACCGTTTTACCTTGCGCGATATGATGGAGCGCGGTGAAACAGAAGAAGAGCTAGATCAAGTTCAATTAATGACATTGCATGCCTCTAAAGGTCTTGAATTTCCACATGTTTTTTTAGTGGGAATGGAAGAAGGCATATTGCCACATCAAAGCAGTATTGATGAAGATAATGTTGAAGAAGAAAGACGTCTTGCTTATGTGGGCATAACTCGCGCACAAAAAACACTCACGTTTACATTATGTAAAGAAAGACGTCAATATGGTGAATTAATCAAACCAGATCCGAGTCGTTTTCTTTATGAATTACCTCAAGATGATTTGAATTGGGATACCAATAAAAAGAAAGTATTAAGTGCTGAGGAAAAACAAGAGAAAGGGCAAAAAGGTGTTGCTGGACTAAAAGCAATGCTAGCAAAGCATAAACCTGAATAG
- the gppA gene encoding guanosine-5'-triphosphate,3'-diphosphate diphosphatase — MLKSSSLYAAIDLGSNSFHMLVVREIAGSIQVLSRVKRKVRLAAGLNSENELSEQAMERGWQCLRLFSEYLRDIPAEQIKVVATATLRIAKNADIFVAKASEILGNTVHVISGEEEARLIYRGVAHTTGGAEQRLVVDIGGGSTELVTGTGAKTTQLMSLSMGCVTWLERYFTDRTLTQENFAKAQDAAKAILAPIAEKLLQQGWQVCVGASGTVQALQEIMIAQGMDELITLPKLERLKHKAIECGKLEELEIEGLTFERALVFPSGLAILIAIFETLHIENMILAGGALREGLVYGMLHLPIEQDIRQRTLRNIQRRFQIDIEQAHRVQQLAEHFFIQVSKSWQLDNRCRELLNSASALHEIGLSVDFRQAPSHASYLLSHLDLPGYTPAQRRLLASLLKNQTGIIDLAPLNHQNALPISQANRLVRLLRLAIIFASRRRDDTLPALRLRTEGETLIITLPYQWLNEHPLRAENLQEEIQLQSYVHWSLMIEEQNSSRIS; from the coding sequence ATGCTGAAATCTTCATCACTTTATGCTGCTATTGATTTAGGTTCTAACAGTTTTCATATGTTAGTCGTTCGAGAAATTGCGGGATCAATACAAGTACTTTCCCGCGTGAAACGTAAAGTTCGACTAGCAGCAGGCCTAAACAGTGAAAATGAATTGTCAGAACAGGCAATGGAACGTGGCTGGCAATGTTTACGACTGTTTTCTGAATATCTGCGTGATATTCCAGCAGAACAAATCAAAGTCGTCGCAACAGCCACATTACGTATTGCTAAAAATGCAGATATCTTTGTCGCTAAAGCCTCTGAAATTCTGGGTAATACGGTTCATGTCATTAGTGGTGAGGAGGAAGCACGCCTTATCTACCGTGGTGTTGCACATACCACAGGTGGTGCAGAACAGCGTTTAGTGGTGGATATTGGCGGTGGAAGCACTGAGTTAGTAACTGGTACAGGCGCTAAAACAACGCAATTGATGAGCCTAAGCATGGGCTGCGTGACTTGGTTAGAGCGCTATTTTACTGATCGCACTCTCACTCAAGAAAATTTTGCCAAAGCACAAGATGCGGCGAAAGCGATACTTGCCCCAATTGCAGAGAAATTACTTCAACAAGGTTGGCAAGTCTGCGTGGGTGCATCAGGTACTGTTCAAGCACTGCAAGAGATCATGATTGCGCAAGGAATGGATGAATTAATTACCTTGCCTAAGTTGGAACGACTTAAACATAAAGCTATTGAATGTGGAAAGTTGGAAGAATTGGAAATTGAAGGGCTCACTTTTGAGCGAGCCTTAGTATTTCCAAGTGGGCTTGCTATATTGATCGCCATATTCGAAACCTTGCACATTGAAAATATGATCCTTGCAGGAGGCGCATTAAGAGAGGGCCTAGTCTATGGCATGTTGCACTTACCTATTGAGCAAGATATTCGCCAACGCACCCTTCGCAATATCCAACGTCGCTTTCAAATTGATATTGAGCAAGCACACCGCGTACAACAACTGGCTGAACATTTTTTTATTCAAGTCAGTAAAAGTTGGCAGTTAGATAATCGCTGTCGTGAATTACTTAATAGTGCCAGCGCATTACATGAAATTGGCCTAAGTGTTGATTTTCGTCAAGCACCGTCACATGCAAGCTATCTACTTTCTCATCTTGATTTACCTGGATACACACCAGCACAACGACGTTTATTAGCATCGTTGCTAAAAAATCAAACAGGGATCATCGATCTTGCGCCCCTTAATCATCAAAACGCGCTACCGATAAGCCAAGCCAATCGACTGGTGCGTTTACTGCGCTTAGCCATTATTTTTGCTAGCCGTCGCCGCGATGATACACTTCCCGCATTACGATTACGCACAGAGGGTGAAACACTCATTATTACCCTGCCTTATCAGTGGCTTAATGAGCATCCATTACGTGCTGAAAACCTCCAAGAAGAGATCCAACTACAGAGTTATGTGCATTGGTCTTTAATGATTGAAGAACAAAATAGCTCTCGTATAAGTTAA
- the rhlB gene encoding ATP-dependent RNA helicase RhlB has translation MSKTYLTEKKFSDFALHPKVIEALEKKGFSNCTQIQALTLPITVKGQDIAGQAQTGTGKTLAFLTSTFHYLLTHPAKEGHETNQPRALIMAPTRELAVQIYSDAKELAQKTGIKMGLAYGGDGYDEQLKVLSNGVDIVIGTTGRLIDYVKQGHVNLSAIQVVVLDEADRMYDLGFIKDIRWIFRRMPVAAERMNMLFSATLSYRVRELAFEQMNNPEYVEVEPEQKTGFSIKEELFYPSNEEKMRLLQTLIEEEWPDRCIIFANTKHRCDDIWAHLAADGHRVGLLTGDVPQKKRLRILEDFTQGNIDILVATDVAARGLHIPSVTHVFNYDLPDDCEDYVHRIGRTGRAGNSGNSISLACEEYALNLPAIETYIQHAIPVSKYNSDALLTDLPEPKRRHRPRQGQPRRNNAPSRNRGNNTQRNNRNKRPSHP, from the coding sequence ATGAGCAAAACATATTTGACAGAAAAGAAGTTTTCCGACTTCGCCTTGCATCCAAAAGTGATAGAAGCCCTTGAGAAAAAAGGGTTCTCTAATTGTACACAAATTCAGGCATTGACGTTACCTATCACTGTGAAAGGTCAAGACATTGCCGGGCAAGCCCAAACAGGAACAGGCAAAACGTTGGCGTTTTTAACCTCAACGTTTCATTATCTTTTAACACACCCTGCTAAAGAAGGGCATGAAACCAATCAACCTCGTGCACTTATTATGGCGCCAACACGCGAATTAGCCGTGCAGATCTATTCTGATGCTAAAGAGCTTGCGCAAAAAACAGGGATAAAAATGGGTCTAGCCTACGGTGGCGATGGCTATGACGAACAACTCAAAGTATTAAGTAATGGTGTCGATATCGTTATTGGCACAACAGGTCGTTTAATTGACTACGTTAAGCAAGGTCATGTCAATCTTAGCGCAATCCAAGTTGTGGTACTTGATGAAGCGGACAGAATGTACGATCTTGGCTTTATTAAAGATATTCGTTGGATCTTCCGTCGTATGCCAGTTGCGGCTGAACGTATGAATATGTTGTTCTCTGCAACACTATCTTACCGTGTAAGGGAACTTGCCTTTGAACAAATGAATAATCCTGAATACGTTGAAGTAGAGCCTGAACAAAAAACAGGTTTTAGTATAAAAGAAGAACTTTTTTATCCTTCAAATGAAGAGAAAATGCGCCTTCTCCAAACGTTAATTGAAGAAGAATGGCCTGATCGCTGTATCATTTTTGCCAATACAAAACATCGTTGTGATGACATTTGGGCACACCTTGCCGCAGATGGACACCGCGTTGGTTTATTAACAGGTGATGTTCCTCAGAAAAAACGTCTACGTATTTTAGAAGATTTTACCCAAGGTAATATTGATATTCTGGTTGCCACCGATGTTGCAGCTAGAGGTCTTCATATTCCATCTGTAACGCATGTTTTTAACTATGATTTACCTGATGATTGTGAAGATTATGTTCACCGCATTGGTAGAACGGGACGTGCGGGTAATAGTGGCAATTCAATCAGTCTTGCATGTGAAGAATATGCTCTAAATTTACCTGCAATTGAGACCTATATTCAACATGCTATTCCTGTGAGTAAATATAATAGTGATGCGTTATTGACAGATCTTCCTGAGCCTAAACGTCGTCACCGTCCTCGCCAAGGTCAGCCCCGTCGCAATAATGCGCCGTCGCGAAACCGAGGAAATAATACTCAACGTAACAACCGAAATAAACGCCCGAGTCATCCATAA
- the trxA gene encoding thioredoxin TrxA, with translation MSDKILHLSDSKFDADVLNATGPVLVDFWAEWCGPCKMIAPILDEVATEYAGKLTVAKLNIDQNPLTAPKYGIRGIPTLILFKNGAVAATKVGALSKTQLKEFLDENI, from the coding sequence ATGAGCGATAAAATCCTTCACTTATCTGACAGCAAATTCGATGCTGATGTATTAAATGCAACCGGCCCCGTGCTCGTTGATTTCTGGGCTGAATGGTGTGGCCCATGTAAAATGATTGCTCCTATTCTAGATGAAGTTGCAACAGAATACGCTGGTAAATTAACAGTTGCGAAGCTAAACATCGATCAAAACCCGCTGACAGCACCAAAATACGGTATTCGCGGTATTCCTACACTGATTTTATTCAAAAACGGTGCAGTTGCAGCGACTAAAGTAGGCGCATTGTCAAAAACTCAACTAAAAGAGTTTTTAGACGAAAATATCTAA
- the rho gene encoding transcription termination factor Rho, with product MNLTELKNTPVSELIALGENMGLENLARMRKQDIIFSILKQHAKSGEDIFGDGVLEILQDGFGFLRSADSSYLAGPDDIYVSPSQIRRFNLRTGDTIAGKIRPPKEGERYFALLKVNEVNFDKPENARSKILFENLTPLHANNRLRMERGNGSTEDLTARVLDLAAPIGRGQRGLIVAPPKAGKTMLLQNIAANIAHNYPDCVLMVLLIDERPEEVTEMQRLVKGEVIASTFDEPASRHVQVAEMVIEKAKRLVEHKKDVIILLDSITRLARAYNTVVPSSGKVLTGGVDANALHRPKRFFGAARNVEEGGSLTIIATALVDTGSKMDEVIYEEFKGTGNMELHLSRKIAEKRVFPAIDYNRSGTRKEELLTTQDELQKMWILRKIIHPMGEIDAMEFLINKLAMTKTNEEFFDFMKRS from the coding sequence ATGAATCTTACCGAATTAAAAAATACGCCGGTATCAGAATTGATAGCACTTGGCGAAAATATGGGGCTAGAAAACCTAGCTCGAATGAGAAAGCAAGACATTATTTTCTCTATCTTGAAGCAACACGCGAAAAGTGGAGAAGATATTTTCGGCGACGGTGTGCTGGAAATATTGCAGGATGGCTTCGGCTTCCTACGTTCCGCAGACAGTTCCTACCTTGCTGGTCCCGATGATATCTATGTTTCTCCAAGTCAAATTCGCCGTTTTAACCTTCGCACTGGTGACACTATCGCAGGGAAAATCCGTCCTCCTAAAGAAGGTGAACGCTATTTTGCCCTCCTAAAAGTTAATGAAGTTAACTTTGATAAACCAGAAAATGCCCGCAGTAAAATCCTCTTTGAAAACTTAACACCTTTACATGCTAATAATCGTTTACGCATGGAACGTGGTAATGGTTCAACAGAAGACTTAACCGCGCGTGTTCTTGACTTAGCGGCACCAATCGGCCGTGGTCAACGTGGTCTTATCGTTGCTCCACCAAAAGCGGGTAAAACCATGTTGCTGCAAAATATCGCAGCAAATATTGCTCATAACTACCCTGATTGCGTATTGATGGTACTTCTGATTGATGAACGTCCAGAAGAAGTCACCGAGATGCAGCGCTTGGTTAAAGGTGAAGTTATCGCATCGACTTTTGATGAACCCGCTTCTCGTCACGTACAAGTTGCAGAGATGGTCATTGAAAAAGCAAAACGTTTAGTTGAGCATAAAAAAGACGTTATCATCCTGCTAGACTCTATTACTCGTTTAGCGCGTGCTTATAACACTGTTGTACCTTCGTCAGGTAAAGTGTTAACTGGTGGTGTGGATGCAAACGCATTACATCGTCCTAAACGCTTCTTCGGTGCAGCACGTAATGTTGAAGAAGGTGGTAGCTTAACTATCATTGCAACAGCGCTCGTTGATACTGGTTCTAAAATGGACGAAGTTATCTACGAAGAATTTAAGGGTACAGGTAACATGGAATTACACCTGTCTCGTAAAATTGCTGAAAAACGTGTTTTCCCAGCGATCGATTATAATCGTTCTGGTACACGTAAAGAAGAATTGCTGACGACTCAAGATGAGTTACAAAAAATGTGGATCCTGCGTAAGATTATTCATCCTATGGGTGAAATTGACGCGATGGAATTCCTCATTAATAAATTAGCGATGACGAAGACAAATGAAGAGTTCTTTGACTTTATGAAACGCTCATAA